One Alligator mississippiensis isolate rAllMis1 chromosome 1, rAllMis1, whole genome shotgun sequence genomic window carries:
- the LOC132249302 gene encoding zinc finger protein 446-like isoform X2, which produces MQPPCEAELPSATPQLAARDELPTPEPWRQLFRGLRYREAEGPGKICSRLRELCRRWLEPQHRSKEQMLELVVLEQFLAILSPEMRSWVCGCHVETCAQAVALAEGFQLGQAEDEKLQVTARVKVEEGSSDQMQPPRALTEPGDSWGQQPNAHGAGTLSRADQQPPEEGPVNLEPQRPSPGRRGQSGSLTPGPGQLQEGQGRPAKQGQSMELSEVFEDVAVYFTREEWELLEEEDKGLYWDQMLRNYQALLSLGKALVLASPCSHVSSEVVLSSPWFSSISFS; this is translated from the exons atgcagcccccttgcGAGGCCGAGCTGCCCTCCgcgaccccacagctggcagcgcgggatgagctccccaccccagagccctggcgccaGCTCTTCCGTGGCCTGCGCTACCGGGAAGCCGAGGGCCCAGGGAAGAtttgcagccgcctgcgggagctgtgccggcgctggctggagccccagcaccgcagcaaggagcagatgctggagctggtggtgctggagcagttcctggccatcctgtcTCCGGAGATGCGGAGCTGGGTGTGCGGGTGTCACGTGGAGACATGtgcccaggccgtggccctggccgaggggtttcagctggggcaggcggaggatgagaagctccag GTCACGGCGCGTGTGAAGGTCGAGGAGGGGTCGTCGGACCAGATGCAGCCCCCGCGGGCCCTGACGGAGCCTGGTGattcctgggggcagcagccaaaTGCCCATG gtgctgggaccctgagcagagcggatCAGCAGCCTCCAGAGGAAGGGCCTGTAAACCTGGAGCcgcagagaccctccccagggagacggggacagagcggctccctgacacctgggccgggccagctgcaggaggggcagggcaggccggcgaagcaggggcagagcatggag CTCtcggaggtgtttgaggacgtggcagtgtacttcacacgggaggagtgggagctgctggaagaggaggacaaggggctttactgggaccagatgctgaggaactaccaagccctcctttccctgggtaaagctctggttcttgcctctccctgcagccatgtgagctctgaagTAGTGTTGTCTTCTCCCTGGTTTTCAAGCATCTCATTCTCATAA
- the LOC132249302 gene encoding zinc finger protein 446-like isoform X1 encodes MQPPCEAELPSATPQLAARDELPTPEPWRQLFRGLRYREAEGPGKICSRLRELCRRWLEPQHRSKEQMLELVVLEQFLAILSPEMRSWVCGCHVETCAQAVALAEGFQLGQAEDEKLQVTARVKVEEGSSDQMQPPRALTEPGDSWGQQPNAHGEDRCLEEAGERETPGPEDELPHVPEEEPPPNPEPGAGTLSRADQQPPEEGPVNLEPQRPSPGRRGQSGSLTPGPGQLQEGQGRPAKQGQSMELSEVFEDVAVYFTREEWELLEEEDKGLYWDQMLRNYQALLSLGKALVLASPCSHVSSEVVLSSPWFSSISFS; translated from the exons atgcagcccccttgcGAGGCCGAGCTGCCCTCCgcgaccccacagctggcagcgcgggatgagctccccaccccagagccctggcgccaGCTCTTCCGTGGCCTGCGCTACCGGGAAGCCGAGGGCCCAGGGAAGAtttgcagccgcctgcgggagctgtgccggcgctggctggagccccagcaccgcagcaaggagcagatgctggagctggtggtgctggagcagttcctggccatcctgtcTCCGGAGATGCGGAGCTGGGTGTGCGGGTGTCACGTGGAGACATGtgcccaggccgtggccctggccgaggggtttcagctggggcaggcggaggatgagaagctccag GTCACGGCGCGTGTGAAGGTCGAGGAGGGGTCGTCGGACCAGATGCAGCCCCCGCGGGCCCTGACGGAGCCTGGTGattcctgggggcagcagccaaaTGCCCATGGTGAGGACAGGTgtctggaggaggcaggagagcggGAAACCCCAGGGCCCGAGGATGAACTGCCCCATGTCCCCGAAGAGGAGCCCCCGCCCAACCCGGAGCCAG gtgctgggaccctgagcagagcggatCAGCAGCCTCCAGAGGAAGGGCCTGTAAACCTGGAGCcgcagagaccctccccagggagacggggacagagcggctccctgacacctgggccgggccagctgcaggaggggcagggcaggccggcgaagcaggggcagagcatggag CTCtcggaggtgtttgaggacgtggcagtgtacttcacacgggaggagtgggagctgctggaagaggaggacaaggggctttactgggaccagatgctgaggaactaccaagccctcctttccctgggtaaagctctggttcttgcctctccctgcagccatgtgagctctgaagTAGTGTTGTCTTCTCCCTGGTTTTCAAGCATCTCATTCTCATAA